The DNA region TCAATCAATTGATCGAAGGGAAGGCCTAGTTCTTGAATCAGACAGAACAACTTCTTATTCTCAGCCGGGCTCCCTCCGGTTATATCTGCCGCCCGTCCAGTCATGTGGTCGCTCGTAGCTGAACCTTTCACGGCTTTATTGAGTGCCGGGCAACGGAAACCACTGTTCACAGTGATTGGCTTACTGTATGCCTCCCGTAATGGGTCCAGTACGTTATCTACTAATGCAGTCATATTGACTACATGTTCCTTCTTACACCGGTTATCAATACCTAATTGATCGGCTGTATCTGATTTACAGAGTTCAGCGATTGTAAAGTACTTCATTTCTTTTCCTCCTTTTATTAATAATCACTTGGTGGCTGCCGATTGGCACATCCACGAACATCACATTTCTTTAGCTCGGCTTCTTTAAGACGCAATTCCAACTCATAATTCTTCTTTATAAGTTCCAGCTTTTCAGCCTTTAGTTTATTGTTCTCAGAATACAGGAAATCTACTTTCCCGTCTCTTGAGGTCATTCTTACATCGGACTTATCAAGTTGTCCGGATAAGTTAGAAATTACATTCAAAAGATTCTGTATCTCGGCCGCATCAGCGGAAGCATCTTCTTTCCGGGCATTCGTTTTTCGATTTACCCAGAAAGTTATAACCCATCGTATAGCTTCGAACCCACCTAATGTTCCGACTATAGCCAACCATTCGTTTAAGCCCATATACTTGACATTTTCAGAATTAATACTACCTTTGTTATCGCATAAGACCGTTAAGGTCTTAGTATTTTGTCGTTATCCCGCCCGGCCAGTGATGGTAGGACGGGATTTTAATTTATTACGATTTTGAATAATGCTTGGTCTGCTCGTTATTCTTGTAAAATGTCAAACCGTTAGAAGGAATCAAATAACAGGAATAATCATCAGAACCTACTTTTTGAGAACAAAAGATTGTTCCACTGTCTATTGAAGTTTCATTATATAACACATTATCTACATATCTACGCAGCCTAAGTCGTGGAAGATAATTAACAATACCATTCCATTCGCTTTCAAAAAAGCTCAAGCTCCCAACTTCTATACCGTCTTGAGTGTACATTTTGAGACTATTAGTAATCGGGTCTATTTCTATACGAGTACCATTCGAGGAAGTGGAAATCTTACCTACTATCTCTATTTCTCCATTTTCTTTAATTCTAAAAGAATCATTGGGGGACTTTATATTCTTGAAGACTCCACTTGTCGCATTTACCTCACCATTGAATTTATACTTCCTGTTTTCAGGATCAAGCTCAAAAATGACTTCATTATCCACCAAAGCGAAGATACCGGATCGTTCAACTCCATCAATTGTAATGCACTTATCCCCCTGGACTATGCCGGTCAAAATCGGTTCCTCGGCTGTTCCGGCATTCTTCCCCGTAAACAGCTTCGGAGATATCATATACTCGCTGCCTATCTGCACTTTATTGGTATCCCATCCTACAAGCCAATCAGGTACATTTGACATAACTTTGGAGATTGAACCCTCAGTGAGCAACACATAATCAGGAATTGACTTTTCATAGGTCTTCACCGCAATACTGTCATATGCCGATGATATGTCGAGGGATATATTTATAAAGTTAAGCGATTCTAAAGGTTGACTGGAAAGTACTTCAACACCTTCCTTTAAATAAGACACACGCCATCTGTCAGGAGCATAATCTTCCTTAGTACTTCCACTAATACGATACAACCTAGCTGTAATAGCATTTCCAGAAACAGGAACACTATGTATGTCACACGGGATATCATTAATCCGGATATTGTTCATATAGAATTCAATCTGCAATAGAACCGCATCCTTTCCGTCTGCACCTTTCAGGTTTTCCTTGACTTCAGGGGAAAGATTATCCCAGCCAAGGATCACATCTCCCATCGTGCACACATACTTTTTCTTGTCTGCATCCCATCGCCACGATATGGCACCCCCTGCAAGATAACCCGACTTGTCACGGTTGAATTGAGCGGAACCGTCACCAAATTCAGCTGATCCGTCAGGATGAATACAATAAACCGTATGTCCGCTGGAATCCGTACCCTTAATCATGCCGTTTTCGCAGTAAAATCCACGAGCACCATCTCCACCGGGAATATCACCGCCAAGACGGGTTTTAACTTTACCAGTCCAGTCCTTACTATCAATGTCGAACATGATATCAATAGCAGGCTGGCCACTCTCATCAGCGTGGATATAGATAGCCGACTGTCGGTTTTTGTCTACCGAATTACCAAACTGTACGATATCGTTCCCAACCTCTGGAGGATTGTTCACATTGCCCTCTTCATCCTTATCGAATTCTGACACCAAAACATGAATTACATCATCCACAACGGACGCAATCTCAACATGGTAGAATGTTTGTTTAGTTCCGGAGTAAGTCTGACATCGCATGAAGTCATGAGCGACAAAGCTCATGGTCTCATCCTCCAAGGTGACGAGGTATTCAGTGCCGTCTTCGGAGAGAGTAACAGTAGCGATCTTACCACATGCCTGAGATATACCCAGAGAACCGATTATCGCCCGCATCTTGCTTACCAGCATCTCGAACACGATAAACTGTTCACGCACCCGGATGGAATCAATTTCAAGCATCCATTTGCCCTTTACATACTCCCAGATTTTCCACCCGTAACCTACAAACCCGGACATGAAGTCTTCTACCGCTTCTGCCACCCATTCACCGGCCGCATTCATCACCTGCCTGCCCGTCTTCTTGGCGGAAGCAAGCATACCAACAACTTTCGCAGTGCTTAATATTGCCATTTTAATCTATTACGATAATTTTATTATTTCAATCAGATTTACTCCTGGCACATAATTCACGCCCAAGGTATTCCAGAGATATACATCCAATAGCCCATCGCTACCAACTGTTACATTGTCAATCTCGACAAATTGAGTCATGTTATTCAGTGGACTAAATGATATATTGGTCTCAACATTATTTGCAGAATAAAATATTGATGAGAACTGGTCTTCTTGAATAGCCGTGCTACAAGAGGGTAATATTCTGACTTTATATGTTCCCGCGGTAAATGCTTGGAATCTCAACATCGCCTTAATACCGGAAGCCACCCTGTCGCCACAATTATATCGACCGATATATTTTGCCGGATACGGCCCGCTATCGTCTACTGTCGGCTGGCGAACACCGGTATTTATCGTAGATATATCCACACCGTATTCACCGGGATAATCATTCTTGGCCTTTAAATAATTACCCACCTCATTTCCGGAAGTATCCTTCAACAGATTAGTCGTATAACTTGCTCCTTGAACAATCGACATATTATTTATGATCTCGCCATTGACCGTATCATAAGATATATTATTGCCAAGTTGAGCGAATGAAACGATAGTCTTTCCAGCAGTACCGCTGCCGCCTTCTTTCTGGAAGTTGCAAGTTATTGTTTTATTACTCTGCACATTATTAACGGTCGCTGTCCCGGTATTAGTCCCTACACCGGTACTCGTATCCGCGCCACTCCAACTACCGATAACATAGCCATCATTAGCCTGCGCGTTAACGCTTGCCTGTCCTCCCTCGGCAACATCTTGAACGGCAGGCGTCACAGTACCGTATGTAGTGTTATTCGCCTTTCCCGTTACTGTATAAGATACGGCCGGACGTTCGGAATATAAGATAGATGAAGACTTGATTTCAGACTCGCCAAAACTGTTTTTAACCTGCACGTATACAGTCTTGGATGCATAACCGGATGAAAGTTGATAAGAAAAAATTTTCGATGTGCCGACAATCCAGCTTGCACCGGATAAGTCGGCAGTCTCACCAACTTTATAATGAGTAAGTCCGCCAGGCATATTGAGAGTTATAGAAACCAATTGGTTGTAAGTCACCGTTACGCCATCATTGATTGATATCGAATTGAGCACCGGAGCGGCCTCATTAACTGATAATCTTGCAGCAAATGGAGCCTTCAAAGTATCCTTCAACTGATTCACGAAATAGTAGGCATCCGTTTTATCTTCCTCTGACAATGTACTTTCAAATTTAACCGTATACTTCTCGGCACATTCCAGGAGCAACTCGTTGAAATTCACATTTACAAGCATTCCTGAACCATGAGCCGCATAGCTATATCCGAATATCTTGTCGGAAACCGTTAATGCATCCACAGAGGTTATTCCGGATACAAGGAATGACAAGTCCTTAAAATAATAGTTCTTAGAAAATGGAACCAATATCTTCCATGTGACAGTATTATTGCTTACTATCTTCTTAATGACTGAGTTTAACCGCATCTGTATATACTCGTATATCTCATCCCAGGAAGCAACCCAAAGGCTATCGTCACCACCTTTCCCGTATAGTGAATAGATAGTTTCTAATAACTCTATTCGGGAAAGGTCTACGCGGTGTGTCGTTATACCCACCCAGTAGGGGTTATCGCTTGTATGTTGTTCAGCCAGTTCTTCCAGCTTTACATCATTAACGGAAGAATTGGTTCCGCCGTAAGTCCTTTTTTTGTATAATGAACCAGTTGATTTCAGATATATCTTTTCCAGATGATGTAATGAGCTACGGTAGAAGTCAACCAATGGAGACTCATCCGCCGCAGTAACATAAGCGGTATTACCGTCAGGGAGTCCCATTACTTTCATTCGACGATTCAGTTTATCCAAAACCTTATCATAATCGGCTTTAAACCCTTTTACAATATCTGCCGGATTAGTCTTGTCATATATACGCTCATCAACATTGTGGTAAAGCATAGAAACACCCCAGTCTTTCATTAAGTCAAGTTCAGGCCAAGTTATATATATGCTATTTTTATTTGTCCCATCTCCTATAAGACCGTTAGGATTATATTCGTTTCCCAAAGTTGGCCATAATGCAACGCTAAAACCGAAACGGCGATCATTGCCGCAGCCATCAGTATACACCAACGGATATTCTGGTGTATAACCGGTTGTCGGTGTGTTGCCAAGATGGAAAAACTCGCTGTCATCAATCCATTTTTGATTGATACGACGCCAAATTCGTGCATAAGCTCCCTCTACAGAGTCATCGGCCGTATAGGTAAATGCAAAATGCTTGTCATATTTAAGAGGTGCAAAACTCAAGTTCACAGAATCCGCACTAACACCAGAAGGAAGAACAATACTAAATTCGATAATCTCTCCTGCAAGTTTAAGATATTCGAGGGTCAGCATCAAGGTTGAACCGGCCGGTATTGCAGATTTGCATATCACGGATAACTTTGTCTCAAAGTCTTCCGTCACATACATCTGTTTGACTTCAATCGCTCCCGGATAGAACTTACCGGCAGAATCTTTCACGGTTATGTTTTTCGCTGTCAAATACATATTATTTCCCAGCGGTGAGTCACTTACAATATATTCCTTTTCTTCTCCAACAGAGGTAGGAGGAACTATCAGTGACACTGAACAAGCATATATATCATGTTCAGTAACTCCAAATCTGTAAGAACCAACTTTGCTTTCCACGTCAGATATAAGTATCCCACCTGACCCGCCTGCG from Bacteroides sp. MSB163 includes:
- a CDS encoding D-Ala-D-Ala carboxypeptidase family metallohydrolase, with the translated sequence MKYFTIAELCKSDTADQLGIDNRCKKEHVVNMTALVDNVLDPLREAYSKPITVNSGFRCPALNKAVKGSATSDHMTGRAADITGGSPAENKKLFCLIQELGLPFDQLIDEKHFSWVHVSYRKGANRKQVLTL
- a CDS encoding InlB B-repeat-containing protein, whose product is MANLNIPIKNTGDTLSADEFNQVVSAVNSKVDAVSGKGLSTNDYTTQDKQNLSQLLTRVDNLENSAGGSGGILISDVESKVGSYRFGVTEHDIYACSVSLIVPPTSVGEEKEYIVSDSPLGNNMYLTAKNITVKDSAGKFYPGAIEVKQMYVTEDFETKLSVICKSAIPAGSTLMLTLEYLKLAGEIIEFSIVLPSGVSADSVNLSFAPLKYDKHFAFTYTADDSVEGAYARIWRRINQKWIDDSEFFHLGNTPTTGYTPEYPLVYTDGCGNDRRFGFSVALWPTLGNEYNPNGLIGDGTNKNSIYITWPELDLMKDWGVSMLYHNVDERIYDKTNPADIVKGFKADYDKVLDKLNRRMKVMGLPDGNTAYVTAADESPLVDFYRSSLHHLEKIYLKSTGSLYKKRTYGGTNSSVNDVKLEELAEQHTSDNPYWVGITTHRVDLSRIELLETIYSLYGKGGDDSLWVASWDEIYEYIQMRLNSVIKKIVSNNTVTWKILVPFSKNYYFKDLSFLVSGITSVDALTVSDKIFGYSYAAHGSGMLVNVNFNELLLECAEKYTVKFESTLSEEDKTDAYYFVNQLKDTLKAPFAARLSVNEAAPVLNSISINDGVTVTYNQLVSITLNMPGGLTHYKVGETADLSGASWIVGTSKIFSYQLSSGYASKTVYVQVKNSFGESEIKSSSILYSERPAVSYTVTGKANNTTYGTVTPAVQDVAEGGQASVNAQANDGYVIGSWSGADTSTGVGTNTGTATVNNVQSNKTITCNFQKEGGSGTAGKTIVSFAQLGNNISYDTVNGEIINNMSIVQGASYTTNLLKDTSGNEVGNYLKAKNDYPGEYGVDISTINTGVRQPTVDDSGPYPAKYIGRYNCGDRVASGIKAMLRFQAFTAGTYKVRILPSCSTAIQEDQFSSIFYSANNVETNISFSPLNNMTQFVEIDNVTVGSDGLLDVYLWNTLGVNYVPGVNLIEIIKLS